A stretch of DNA from Microlunatus sp. Gsoil 973:
CCGGCTCAACGCGTGGCAAACCGCCGTCGCCGAAGGCCTCGCGGTGCTGCCCGACGGCGCCTCGGTTGCCGACCTGGTGGCGCTCACCGGCCGCCCGACAGCCGTCCTGAGTCAGGCGGTCGATGATCTTCGCCGACGTGCCCTGGTGTGGGGTGGTGATGATGATCTTCATCTGCTGCGCGCCGCCCGTGATCATTTCGGCTCCTATCCAGCCGGTCTCGCCCCTGTTTCGCCACAGCCGTTGACCTCCGGCCAGATCGACGAGGCGCTGGCCGCGGCCGGCGAGCAGGTCCGCCCGGTGCTCGATCGCCTGTTGTGGGGACCGCCGACCGGGACAGTGCGCAATGCCGATCGGGCTCTCCGGCTGATCGACGCGCGTACCCCGGTGGAGATCCTGCTGGCCCGCAGGCTGCTCCGGCCGGTCGACCGTGACACGGTGATCCTGCCGCGGGAGGTCGCACTCCGGCTGCGGGCTGCCGGATCCGACTGGCTGATCAGTCGCGACCCGGTGCCGACGTCGGCGCCGGAGATCTCCGGCATCCAACGCAGCCACTCGGTGATCAGGTCGGCCGCTGCGGGCGCCGCCAACGAGGTGGTCCACGATGCGGAGTTGATCATCTCCGAGCTGGACGCGAATCCGCGCCGGCTGCTCCGGGACGGCGGCATCTCCGCCCGCGACGTCCAGGCGATCAGCCGCGCCCTCGACGGCCGCGTCGATTACACCAGTTTCCTCCTCGAGGCCACGGCAGCAGCCGGACTGATCGGAAGTCCCGACAAGATCACTGCGCTGCCGACGACCGACTACGACCGCTGGGTGACCCTGTCCGGTCCGGAACGCTGGCTCCGGCCGGCCACCGCCTGGCGGGATGCCGAACGGTACTTCTCCTCAACGGTCGACTCCCACCCGCTGAACGCCGAAGCACTGGCCCCGCGCGCACCGGAGAACCGACACCTGATCATGGCGGCTGCTGCGACGGCCGAGGTCGGGACCGTGATCAACACCGAGGATCTTGCCGACGTCGTGGCCTGGCACCGCCCGGCCGCCGGCCGGCACGCACGGCAACTTGAGGTGGTGATCGACTGGACCTGGCGGGAGGCGACCTGGCTGGGACTGACAGCACTCGGCTCGATCACCGAACTGCTTCCGGTCGTCCTCGGTGACCGGGACGTGCCGGATGATCTTGCCCGGCTGTTCCCGGTGCCGTTGGACCGGGTGATCATCCAGTCCGACCTCACTGCCGTGGCCCAGGGCCCGTTGGAAGCCGCCGTTGCCGGCACCCTGCGGCTGCTCGCGGATCAGGAGTCCCGTGGCGGCGGCGCCGTCTACCGGTTCAGCCAGTCCTCGATCAGGCGGGGATTCGACTCCGGGTGGGCAGCGGCCGAGATCGGCGACTGGTTGCAGCAGCACTCGACAACCGGGATACCGCAGCCGTTGCGGTACCTGATCGACGACGTGGCCCGCCAGCACGGCACCGTACGCGTCGGCTCGGCGGCCAGCTATCTACGGGTCGAGGACCCGGCCCAGCAGGCGGCGGTCCTGGCCCATCCCGAGGCCGCCCGGTTGCAGCTGCGATCGATCGCGCCCGGCGTCCTGGTGTCGGCCGCCGACCCGGACGAGGTCGTCGAGGCCTTGCGCCGGCTCGGACTGAAACCGGCCGCCGAGGACGACCAGGGGCGGCTGCTGACCACCCGACCGCCACGACGGGCGACCATCCACCGGCCGACCAACCCGCCGGGCCGACGACCGGCGACGGCGGAGGAGATCGCTGGAGCCGTGCTGGCGGCCGATCGCCGGAGGCCGCGCTCCGACGACGGGCTGGAGCTGCTGCGGGAGGCGGTCGACCGGGACCTGGTCGTGCAGATCACAGTCGTTGACGGTGAAGGCCGGTCCTCAACCCGTCTACTCCGGCCGCGGCAGGTCGGTGACGGGACGGTCCGTGGCATCGACCCGGTGTCCGCCCAGCCGGTTTCGGTGCCGATTCCGCGGGTTTCCTCGGTACAGCGACCTGACCAGCAGAAATAGCGGAGCATCCGCCTTCGGCCGACATAGGCTGATCGCAATGCGCGAGACGAGGTTCCGGCGCCTGCTGGTCATCGTCCTGTGCGCCTCGGGGTTTGTGGCGCTCTGGGTCGTGGCCGACAGATCGCTGTCGACACCGGATGCTGCGAACTCGGCTCCGTCCGAGGCTTCCAGTCGGTCCGGCAGGCAACCTGCGTCCGGCGAGGCTCCGGGAGCACCGGGCACCGATGCCGGGACGACGCATCCGGGCGGGCCCGTGGGACACGGTCGAAGCACCGAACCGATCGGGCGGACGACCACCACCGATCACCTCCGGTCGCCGGCCACGCGCGGGTCCACCGCCTCCGCAGTGCTACCCGCCGTCGACGGACTCCGGGTGATCGACAACAACCACGACTCGATCACCGTCAGATGGAACGCCGTCGCCAACGGTGGCGACCCGGGGAGTCCGCGGGTGGCCTACTACCAGGCGACGCTGAACGGGATCCCGTCCGGGGAGACCGCCGGCCGTCAGTTGACCATCAACTGGTTCAACGACGAGATGACGACTCATTTCATCCGGGTGCGCGCCGTGGACACCGCCGGCCACCGCGGGCGTCCGGGCGACCCGCTGATCGTCGAACGGCCCGACGAGCCGACGACGCCCGCCTCACCGACCGCGACGAGCCGGCCCAGCCCGGAATCGTCCCGGTCGCCGAGCCCGGCCTCGACACCGGGCCCGATATCGACGACCCCGACAACCAACCCGGCACCGCCGCCGGGACTGGTCCGGCCCGGTCCGACCCCGAACCCGACGGCCGACCAGCCGGTTACGTCTGCTCCGACCACCCCGAGTTCCGGTCCCGCCGCTGGTTCGACGACCGACGCGACGTCGGACACCGGCGGCGGTTGATCTTCCGCCGCGCCGGTTCGGTCGACCCACCGGCCACGAACGGGCGGTGTCAGCTGCGGCGAGTAGTCTCGAACGCTATGGATCAAGGCCCGCTCGTCGTCCAGTCCGATCGCACCCTGTTGCTCGAAGTCGATCACCCGGACGCCGCGGCCTGCCGGATCGCCATCGCTCCGTTCGCCGAGCTCGAACGGGCCCCTGAGCACATCCACACCTACCGGTTGACCCCCCTCGGGCTGTGGAACGCCCGGGCCGCAGGGCACGACGCCGAGCAGGTCGTCGACGTGCTGCTCAGCTACAGCCGCTACCCCGTGCCGAGTTCGCTGCTGGTCGACGTCGCCGACACGATGGACCGGTACGGCCGGCTGCGGATCGAGAAGCACCCGCTCCACGGACTCGTCCTGGTCAGCACCGATCGTGCGGTGCTGACCGAGGTGACCAAGAGCGCCCGGGTGAAGGGACTGCTCGGGGGTCGGATCGATGACGACAGCGTGATCGTGCACCCGTCGGAACGCGGCCATCTCAAGCAGGTGCTGCTGAAGCTCGGCTGGCCCGCCGAGGACCTGGCCGGCTACGTCGACGGCGAGGCACACGCCATCGATCTCGCCGAACAGAGCTGGCACCTGAGGCCGTACCAGAAGGAGGCCGCCGAGTCCTTCTGGCACGGCGGCTCCGGCGTTGTGGTGCTGCCCTGTGGCGCCGGCAAGACGATCGTCGGTGCGGCCGCCATGGCCGCGGCCAAGGCGACGACGCTGATCCTGGTGACCAACACCGTCTCGGCGCGCCAGTGGCGGGACGAACTGGTCCGGCGGACCTCGCTCACCCCCGAGGAGATCGGCGAGTACTCCGGCGCCAGGAAGGAGATCCGACCGGTCACCATCGCCACCTATCAGGTGATCACCACCAAACGCGGCGGCATCCATCCGCATCTGGAGCTGTTCGACGCGCGCGACTGGGGCCTGATCATCTACGACGAGGTGCATCTCCTCCCCGCACCGGTCTTCCGGATGACCGCCGACCTCCAGGCGCGCAGGCGGCTCGGCCTGACAGCGACGCTGGTGCGCGAGGACGGACGGGAGGGCGACGTGTTCTCGCTGATCGGCCCCAAGCGGTACGACGCCCCGTGGAAGGACCTCGAACAGCAGGGGTACATCGCTCCTGCAGACTGCGTGGAGGTCCGGGTCACGCTGACCGACGAGGAGCGGATGACGTACGCGATCGCCGAGGATGACGTGAAATACCGCCTGGCCTCGACCGCGGAGAGCAAGACCGAGGTCATCGTCGATCTTGTCACCAAGCACCGCGGACAGCCGACCCTGGTGATCGGACAGTACGTCGACCAGCTCGACGAGCTGGCCGAGCGGCTGGACGCGCCGCTGATCAAGGGCGAGACGACGGTCCGGCAGCGGGAGAAGCTGTACGAGCAGTTCCGGTCCGGCGAGATCGACCTGCTCGTGGTGAGCAAGGTCGCCAACTTCTCCATCGACCTGCCCAGTGCCCAGGTCGCCATCCAGGTCTCCGGCGCCTTCGGTTCCCGTCAGGAGGAGGCGCAGCGGCTCGGCCGACTGCTGCGGCCCAAGGGCGCGGGCACCACCGCCCGCTTCTACGCCGTTGTGGCCCGGGACACCGTCGACGCCGACTTCGCCCAGCACCGCCAGCGTTTTCTGGCCGAACAGGGTTACGCGTACCGGATCCTCGATGCAGCCGACGCCGTGTAACGGTCAGCAGGTCTTCTCGCCGAGATCCTTCGGGTCGACGACCGGGCGCATGCCGAACGCTGCGCCGGGCTTGTTGATCGGCGTGTTGTACCAGGCCCCGGTCATCGCGAGCCGGCCGTCGATGGTGGCGAAGGCGCCGACCGGCAGCTGATACTCGCTGCCCGAGGCCGCACCGAAGCGCTCGATGTCCAGACTGCCGTCGGCCGGCGCCTCGGTCGTGACCAGGGCGTCACCTTGGCCGTTGGCGGCGGTCATCGTGGTTGCCGTCGCCAGTGCCGGGACAACGCCGTTGGCGGGGATCAGCAGGCCAGGCGTGTTCTTCTCGACCGGGAAGTCGATCACGCCGCGCACACCGATGGTCGCCTTGCTCGGTGCGGCCAGATCGATCGCCGTGCCGGTGCCGTTGTCGGCACCGTTGTAGGCCAGGTGGTCGTGTCCGATCTTCTCCCCTGCCTGGGTGAACACGGTGGGCTTCCAGCAGATCCCGGAGCCGTACCCGCCGCCCAGCGACTCCGCGGTGAGCACCCGGCCGGGCCGATCCAGCAGGCCGACGACCCAGCTGGTCTCGCTGGGGTCGTCAACGTAGCCGCTGACCCCGACCAGGCCGGCGTCATAGCCGCGGGCCGGGAGATTGGCGATCGCCGGATCGATGTCGTCCGGCTGCTGCCCGGAGAACAGTCGGACCGGTGTCAGTCCGGCGACGCGGATCGCGTACGACGTATGGCCCCGAGGGTGGCTCGGGCTGTCGCCGATCCTCCGGTAGTCCGCCCGGACCTCGAGTTGATCATGGTCGGGGCGGATCGCGATCCTGCTGCCCGTGGCGATGATGCCCAGATCGGTCGGGGTCTGTCCGGCCAGCCCGATCAGATGTGCGGCGACGAGTCTCTCGCGCCCGACGGTGCAGCGGAGCCGGACCACCAGGAACTTCCGGTCGCCGAGGGCGACCTCCCGGCTGCCGGCCCATTCGGCCGTGCTGGAGCGACCACCGAAGCCGGGAGTCCTGCCGGCCTGTTTGCCGTCGACCAACCGGACCGGCGGTGCCGGAACCTCGAAACCGCAGCCGCCGGCGTACCGGAAGCTCTTGGTGTTCAGATCGCCGAGCAGCACCTCGCCCGGCTGCGGCCGCTCCGGACGCTCTGCCGACGGCGTACCCGATCCGTTGGGGATGGGTGCCTTGGACACCGGTGCGGTCGCGATCGGCGTCGACGGCGCTGTCGGGCTGTCGGAGGACCCGGCGGAACTGCAGGCCGCAAGTGCGGCACAACTGATCAGGACTGCTGCAATGGTCCGGCCGCGGCGAATCACCCGGACACTGTAGCCGCGGGCCCGATCGGTCGGACCGGGTTCGCGCGGCGGTCGGGTCAGACGCGCGTCCGGACGATCGTCGGCTCGTCCTCCTCGTCAGGCTCAACGACCGATGGGCTGGCCTGCCCGCCGACGGAGTCTCGTTCCAACCAGTCGTAGGCCCGCGGATTCTCCGGTGCCAACAGCCACCGCGCGGTGTAGATCACCAGTGAGACGAAGCTGGCGGTGGCAAGCAGCAACAGCGGCCAGACCACTGCTCCCAGCAGTCCGGAGGGCCAGCCTTGTGGGGTGTTCTCGAACGCGAACCACCAGACGGCGATGTGCAGACCGCCGAAGAAGATCCAGCCGGCGGCGCTCCAGCGCACGGCACGCAGCATCCGTCGCCGGTGCAACACCTGCAGCAACAGCGGATTGACCGTCTCTTTCATCGGTCCCCCTAGGGTCCGGGCTCATGAACCCATGAGTCTCATC
This window harbors:
- a CDS encoding helicase-associated domain-containing protein; the encoded protein is MTAPRTLTEALRGLDHDQLTELFRLRPDLGYPLPRHIGELVAQATTSVSVGRAIDRLNAWQTAVAEGLAVLPDGASVADLVALTGRPTAVLSQAVDDLRRRALVWGGDDDLHLLRAARDHFGSYPAGLAPVSPQPLTSGQIDEALAAAGEQVRPVLDRLLWGPPTGTVRNADRALRLIDARTPVEILLARRLLRPVDRDTVILPREVALRLRAAGSDWLISRDPVPTSAPEISGIQRSHSVIRSAAAGAANEVVHDAELIISELDANPRRLLRDGGISARDVQAISRALDGRVDYTSFLLEATAAAGLIGSPDKITALPTTDYDRWVTLSGPERWLRPATAWRDAERYFSSTVDSHPLNAEALAPRAPENRHLIMAAAATAEVGTVINTEDLADVVAWHRPAAGRHARQLEVVIDWTWREATWLGLTALGSITELLPVVLGDRDVPDDLARLFPVPLDRVIIQSDLTAVAQGPLEAAVAGTLRLLADQESRGGGAVYRFSQSSIRRGFDSGWAAAEIGDWLQQHSTTGIPQPLRYLIDDVARQHGTVRVGSAASYLRVEDPAQQAAVLAHPEAARLQLRSIAPGVLVSAADPDEVVEALRRLGLKPAAEDDQGRLLTTRPPRRATIHRPTNPPGRRPATAEEIAGAVLAADRRRPRSDDGLELLREAVDRDLVVQITVVDGEGRSSTRLLRPRQVGDGTVRGIDPVSAQPVSVPIPRVSSVQRPDQQK
- a CDS encoding fibronectin type III domain-containing protein encodes the protein MRETRFRRLLVIVLCASGFVALWVVADRSLSTPDAANSAPSEASSRSGRQPASGEAPGAPGTDAGTTHPGGPVGHGRSTEPIGRTTTTDHLRSPATRGSTASAVLPAVDGLRVIDNNHDSITVRWNAVANGGDPGSPRVAYYQATLNGIPSGETAGRQLTINWFNDEMTTHFIRVRAVDTAGHRGRPGDPLIVERPDEPTTPASPTATSRPSPESSRSPSPASTPGPISTTPTTNPAPPPGLVRPGPTPNPTADQPVTSAPTTPSSGPAAGSTTDATSDTGGG
- a CDS encoding DNA repair helicase XPB, encoding MDQGPLVVQSDRTLLLEVDHPDAAACRIAIAPFAELERAPEHIHTYRLTPLGLWNARAAGHDAEQVVDVLLSYSRYPVPSSLLVDVADTMDRYGRLRIEKHPLHGLVLVSTDRAVLTEVTKSARVKGLLGGRIDDDSVIVHPSERGHLKQVLLKLGWPAEDLAGYVDGEAHAIDLAEQSWHLRPYQKEAAESFWHGGSGVVVLPCGAGKTIVGAAAMAAAKATTLILVTNTVSARQWRDELVRRTSLTPEEIGEYSGARKEIRPVTIATYQVITTKRGGIHPHLELFDARDWGLIIYDEVHLLPAPVFRMTADLQARRRLGLTATLVREDGREGDVFSLIGPKRYDAPWKDLEQQGYIAPADCVEVRVTLTDEERMTYAIAEDDVKYRLASTAESKTEVIVDLVTKHRGQPTLVIGQYVDQLDELAERLDAPLIKGETTVRQREKLYEQFRSGEIDLLVVSKVANFSIDLPSAQVAIQVSGAFGSRQEEAQRLGRLLRPKGAGTTARFYAVVARDTVDADFAQHRQRFLAEQGYAYRILDAADAV